In the genome of Paenibacillus pabuli, one region contains:
- a CDS encoding S-layer homology domain-containing protein, with product MKKALLTGVAALTLFSAQASIGPQPAKAAITDEIKGIQKFKDITDHWAESSIMQAINRGYVDGFPDGKFLPNNIVTRAEFVKMTVSALALKVDSTSGSWYTPYVSAAQSAGIYKTGDFANSDWTKPMSREEMSKIAVRALGVTDVEDKQWMYLATKNGIITGTAPGEISPEGTTTRAQAIAVIERVLSIKDGKTLASDKYAVAAAELYWHKTNIFTVAEEIFNGPKNSNHRFGITSWKQSNLTVSAPNGSVQGRVNSLIAIDWNDPKDPNRKLLPSKDKFFWLYGGQEKKFSDNDECYILLLDSELTINKNPQGYRTNRLALSVRGYDGAPSKDKITEAMPIRSNDPKKEVYGLVIPKKAHYYDGLLEVGVETITAGAPVYQSRLAVSKL from the coding sequence TTGAAAAAAGCATTATTAACAGGTGTGGCTGCGCTAACTCTATTTTCCGCACAAGCATCTATCGGTCCACAACCCGCAAAAGCTGCAATTACCGACGAGATCAAAGGTATACAGAAATTCAAAGATATTACTGACCATTGGGCAGAATCCAGCATCATGCAGGCTATTAATCGAGGATATGTCGATGGTTTCCCAGATGGGAAATTCCTTCCGAATAATATAGTTACCAGGGCCGAATTCGTGAAGATGACGGTATCTGCTCTAGCTCTGAAGGTTGATTCAACATCTGGAAGTTGGTATACCCCGTACGTCAGCGCTGCCCAGTCAGCAGGGATCTATAAAACAGGCGACTTTGCAAATTCGGATTGGACGAAGCCAATGTCTCGAGAAGAAATGTCGAAAATTGCTGTCCGAGCGCTTGGGGTTACTGACGTAGAAGACAAGCAATGGATGTACTTGGCCACGAAGAACGGTATTATCACAGGCACGGCACCAGGTGAAATCTCGCCAGAGGGAACTACAACTCGCGCTCAAGCAATTGCTGTTATTGAACGGGTTTTGTCGATAAAGGATGGTAAAACATTGGCATCCGATAAGTATGCTGTCGCGGCTGCGGAACTGTACTGGCACAAGACCAATATTTTCACTGTTGCAGAAGAAATCTTTAATGGACCGAAAAACTCCAATCACAGATTTGGTATTACATCGTGGAAACAGTCCAACCTTACCGTTTCAGCTCCTAACGGTTCTGTTCAGGGTCGTGTAAACAGTCTGATTGCAATTGATTGGAATGACCCGAAAGACCCTAATCGAAAACTGCTCCCATCCAAAGATAAATTCTTCTGGCTCTACGGGGGACAAGAAAAGAAATTTTCTGACAATGATGAATGTTATATCTTGTTACTTGACTCTGAACTGACAATTAATAAGAATCCACAAGGATATAGAACGAACCGACTTGCCCTTTCTGTTCGAGGATATGACGGAGCACCAAGTAAAGATAAAATTACCGAAGCAATGCCTATTCGCTCTAACGATCCCAAAAAAGAAGTATACGGCTTAGTAATTCCTAAAAAAGCTCATTATTATGATGGATTATTGGAAGTTGGAGTTGAAACTATTACTGCCGGAGCTCCTGTCTATCAAAGCAGACTAGCAGTATCCAAGCTTTAA
- a CDS encoding extracellular solute-binding protein, protein MSPKGRMSRLGGLVVVGAMSAGLLAGCGGEKAPAAGEGKLPISISLMQVGDVPAKENGIEQKIEEYTNTDVSVQWIPQSAFDDKVNVMVASGEMPTIMRVNYVPTTFNAAKTGLFWEIGPYLKDYKNLSAQSEAYFDNIKIEGKIYGVPNFRDIGRTAIVYRKDWFDKLKLDVPKTLDDWYEVMRSIRKDDPDGNGKEDTYGTVLFKKYNEGVSSPLTRIAVSIGGVNKWGVDDAGKLTPEFLTTEYVDTMKLFKRLFSEGLINSDFPALDPSDADKKIDSGLVAMKLNGVAQNGKSFQQRLTPNVPDGEIDVAPFQGPDGIRIAGEPGNYGMLVIPKASVPDEEQLKQVLTFLDQLMDEPLSTLQLRGLEDVHYTKTADGKTEFKDFDGYQREVKPYRDNLLSVEGYNVPELVDVPIGMKGTKMARENEQYAIPNPALTLSSAIYTERGQELDQMIWDAQTKYIMGKIDDAGWEQEVANWRKSGGDQLISEFEASYAQLNGK, encoded by the coding sequence ATGAGTCCAAAAGGTCGGATGTCCCGTTTAGGTGGATTGGTCGTGGTTGGTGCAATGTCCGCCGGACTGCTTGCAGGCTGCGGGGGAGAGAAAGCACCTGCGGCAGGGGAAGGCAAGCTTCCCATTTCGATTTCTTTGATGCAGGTAGGTGATGTGCCAGCCAAGGAGAACGGGATTGAACAAAAGATTGAGGAATATACCAATACGGATGTCAGTGTACAGTGGATTCCGCAGTCTGCTTTTGATGATAAAGTGAATGTCATGGTAGCTTCGGGCGAGATGCCGACCATCATGCGCGTGAACTATGTGCCCACAACATTTAACGCAGCCAAAACGGGGCTGTTCTGGGAAATTGGACCTTACCTGAAAGATTACAAAAACCTGTCTGCTCAATCCGAGGCTTATTTTGACAATATCAAAATTGAGGGAAAAATCTACGGGGTACCCAACTTTCGCGATATCGGGCGTACAGCCATCGTGTACCGCAAGGACTGGTTCGACAAGCTGAAGCTGGATGTACCCAAAACGCTGGATGACTGGTACGAAGTGATGCGCTCCATTCGCAAGGATGATCCTGATGGCAACGGCAAGGAAGATACGTATGGAACGGTGCTGTTCAAAAAGTATAACGAAGGTGTATCCTCTCCGCTAACACGGATCGCCGTAAGTATTGGTGGGGTGAACAAGTGGGGTGTGGACGATGCGGGTAAACTTACCCCTGAGTTCTTGACCACAGAATATGTGGATACAATGAAGCTGTTCAAGCGCCTGTTCAGTGAGGGATTGATCAACAGTGACTTCCCCGCGCTGGACCCTTCCGATGCGGACAAAAAAATCGACTCCGGTCTCGTAGCCATGAAACTGAACGGTGTTGCTCAGAACGGAAAGTCGTTCCAGCAGCGGCTGACACCAAATGTGCCTGATGGCGAGATTGATGTTGCCCCGTTCCAGGGACCGGATGGCATTCGAATTGCCGGGGAACCGGGGAACTATGGCATGCTTGTCATTCCCAAAGCTTCCGTACCGGACGAAGAACAGTTAAAACAGGTGTTAACGTTCCTGGATCAACTGATGGACGAACCGCTGAGTACGCTTCAGCTGCGAGGTCTGGAAGATGTGCACTATACGAAGACTGCGGATGGCAAAACCGAGTTCAAGGACTTCGATGGATACCAGCGTGAAGTGAAGCCTTATCGTGATAATCTGCTAAGCGTTGAAGGTTATAACGTGCCTGAGCTTGTCGATGTACCAATCGGTATGAAGGGCACCAAGATGGCACGTGAGAATGAGCAGTATGCCATTCCAAATCCGGCGCTGACCTTGTCTTCTGCCATTTATACTGAGCGCGGCCAGGAGCTGGACCAGATGATCTGGGATGCACAGACCAAATACATTATGGGCAAAATCGATGATGCTGGATGGGAGCAGGAAGTAGCGAACTGGAGAAAATCCGGTGGCGACCAGCTCATTTCCGAATTTGAAGCGTCTTATGCCCAGCTAAACGGAAAGTAG
- the pulA gene encoding type I pullulanase, whose protein sequence is MIDDYHKLDILNVVDTYRGRDLGVTVEPRACSFKVWVPAAKRVDVLLYPPSTGGSANEQKNQEVEKEVPMNQEDQGIWSLKLEGEWNGYRYMYRVTFEDGRQETAVDPYARAVTMNGEMGVIVRLEQTHPNGWNEDKRPELASPVDAVLYELHVRDFSIHESSGMEHKGKYLAFTETGLRDSNGNTLGIDHLAELGITHVHLLPVFDFATVDESKADDRNSDCSHYNWGYDPLHYNVPEGSYASRADEPETRIREFKSMVLTLHEKGIGVIMDVVYNHTFDTAASSFEKLVPGYYYRQNPDGTYSNGSGTGNEVATERPMVRKFIIDSVRYWAEEYHVDGFRFDLMGLIDTTTMKELAAELHAEVSPSILLYGEPWGALESPLGDQMTLKGSQREAGFAVFNDNFRGTIKGDSDGTGTGFATGEEGKEDDIWTGVRGAITDFTAGPSETINYVTVHDNLNLWDKVAQTQGLHDTLGFITYSEDGRVKGSANVEEAVQQAKPYLHVDPDRILENETVRCCLLANGIVLTSQGVPLIAAGDEFLRSKYGDANSHESGDSVNAIRWEQKQAFKPVYDYYRGLIRLRCEHPVFRLRTKEEIEKHVRLLEKEKGLLAYELSGTAVGDSWGRIIIIYNASKETRTTSVPSGTWNVVVELGQAGTETLRTAKDGQISVPPISITVIYSSE, encoded by the coding sequence ATGATTGATGACTATCACAAGTTAGACATATTGAATGTAGTGGATACATATCGAGGAAGAGATCTGGGTGTCACGGTGGAACCACGAGCCTGTAGCTTCAAAGTTTGGGTGCCTGCGGCAAAGCGGGTGGATGTGCTGTTATACCCGCCTTCAACAGGGGGAAGTGCCAATGAACAGAAGAATCAGGAAGTAGAGAAAGAAGTACCTATGAACCAAGAGGATCAAGGAATCTGGTCCCTGAAGCTCGAAGGCGAGTGGAACGGTTATCGTTATATGTACAGGGTTACCTTTGAGGACGGACGTCAGGAAACTGCGGTTGATCCATATGCACGGGCTGTGACCATGAATGGTGAAATGGGTGTCATCGTCAGGCTGGAACAGACCCACCCGAATGGCTGGAATGAGGATAAGCGTCCCGAACTGGCGAGCCCGGTAGATGCGGTCTTATATGAGCTGCATGTGCGCGATTTCTCGATCCATGAGTCATCCGGCATGGAGCATAAAGGAAAATATCTGGCTTTTACCGAGACAGGTCTGCGCGATTCAAACGGGAATACACTGGGGATCGATCATTTGGCTGAGCTGGGAATCACTCATGTACATCTGCTTCCGGTATTTGATTTTGCAACAGTGGACGAATCGAAGGCAGATGACAGGAATTCCGATTGTTCACATTATAACTGGGGCTATGATCCGCTTCACTACAATGTTCCAGAAGGTTCCTATGCTTCACGTGCAGATGAGCCGGAGACCAGAATTCGGGAATTCAAATCCATGGTGCTCACCCTTCATGAGAAGGGAATCGGGGTCATTATGGATGTGGTATACAATCATACGTTTGATACGGCTGCCAGTTCATTTGAGAAGCTTGTTCCAGGATATTACTACCGTCAGAATCCGGATGGCACATATAGCAACGGATCAGGTACAGGCAATGAAGTGGCTACGGAGCGCCCCATGGTGCGCAAGTTTATTATCGACTCCGTGCGTTACTGGGCAGAAGAATACCATGTGGACGGGTTTCGTTTTGACCTGATGGGTCTGATCGATACGACAACGATGAAAGAGCTCGCAGCAGAACTGCATGCCGAGGTCTCTCCGTCTATCCTCTTATACGGTGAACCTTGGGGGGCGCTGGAATCACCACTTGGAGATCAAATGACACTTAAAGGATCGCAGCGCGAAGCTGGATTTGCTGTATTTAACGATAATTTCCGTGGAACGATCAAAGGTGATAGCGATGGAACGGGAACCGGATTTGCTACAGGAGAGGAGGGTAAGGAAGACGATATATGGACAGGTGTACGGGGAGCCATTACCGATTTTACCGCTGGCCCATCTGAAACGATTAATTATGTAACTGTACATGATAATCTCAACCTGTGGGACAAAGTCGCCCAGACACAAGGATTGCACGATACGCTGGGATTTATCACCTATAGCGAGGATGGGCGTGTGAAAGGCAGTGCCAACGTGGAAGAGGCTGTACAGCAGGCGAAGCCATATTTGCACGTTGACCCGGATCGCATACTGGAGAACGAAACGGTTCGGTGCTGTCTGCTTGCTAATGGCATCGTGTTGACTTCCCAGGGGGTTCCTTTAATTGCGGCTGGAGATGAATTTCTGCGAAGCAAATATGGCGATGCCAATAGTCATGAGAGTGGGGATTCAGTCAACGCCATCCGGTGGGAGCAAAAGCAGGCGTTCAAGCCTGTTTATGATTACTATCGTGGATTGATCCGTCTTCGGTGCGAGCACCCGGTCTTTCGTCTTCGCACCAAGGAAGAGATTGAGAAGCATGTTCGATTGCTTGAAAAAGAAAAAGGGTTGCTGGCCTATGAATTGTCGGGAACGGCTGTCGGAGATTCATGGGGACGGATAATCATTATCTATAATGCTTCCAAAGAAACCCGTACAACCTCCGTTCCTTCAGGTACATGGAATGTGGTTGTAGAGCTGGGGCAAGCTGGCACCGAGACACTGCGTACAGCCAAGGATGGTCAGATCAGCGTTCCGCCTATATCCATAACGGTAATCTATTCAAGTGAGTGA
- a CDS encoding DUF5704 domain-containing protein codes for MTVTSSGLVAAVAPTGTAVITAHFVDSTQALDEKGTFEMTVGSGASCTDSGGGGNQPEIPEGNGSGQCSWTIGSPSPGTVMRQSDMDPGANGVIRADDRDSEKFDVLKGIPTSESLYINALADEYLFKQDWGKMSGKTTYDCTVEVTYARQWTVPGPQVCTETGCTPGPPVTKTDTQSKTYTFQLFRDYSYWQINNLEVYKINQAEMSNYALPGGKVIMTPSGYTPPLLDSSNDPDVNSHVRPANTSSITFTPPLLTGGLNSPPSLPDHTSTLKGMAESNTPQSKVSNDMVNFNGSTLMSSSETTKDGPIPSNIPHPTTINRDVLYKPNNMISNTLINKANTTSSGEIYYELLPGNVNGGINKVFPINGINTVTVHTPVVNYAWVSDDQPHNQKTVPNANRAALILERPFIVRIPTSGQHLDAASYPGYGNRDYAKYFRIKQVRFPFDVYNEGRSQFIPAKTWVDIPVNQLDTPFYLPVWVDEGDYEVEFRNVAENAPAIFTEQQDANTNLAHHAALDTVPVEVIGRLYDFHVTDISDYNWENVFRKQMGRPEPMGASYWTGLNSIDGDPRGNLAPFILPIRPGSHPVQGFKNVSVKTGYHIKFDLKTKGNMFSKQDGIRITPSFHFVSRDGSSRQEVDLYYHRGQENLIRIGSAQDLEKRFVVLNARLRNVPSTELGDSARYRYSYELTPQEQSQSTIAEYMVRFVDQTSHQKIWVGRYDWLILSSPIRTLIGPKTDIPPGVNVDRANAAIQRWYGEYSLPADVYAVQKGTDLETLARQHPLDEKSAIFLKDGYIVVNFNIESLRGGNTHAPHLQYIHAPLMNQWQMEGFNRSPANSQGSNWPLRDGDVVFYHADQSSRNDFQSQVPH; via the coding sequence ATGACAGTCACTAGTTCTGGATTAGTAGCAGCGGTCGCTCCAACTGGAACAGCAGTGATTACTGCACACTTTGTTGACTCTACCCAAGCGCTTGATGAAAAGGGTACCTTTGAAATGACAGTTGGTTCGGGGGCTTCATGCACCGACAGTGGCGGAGGAGGTAACCAACCTGAGATTCCTGAAGGTAATGGATCGGGACAATGCAGTTGGACGATTGGAAGTCCTTCTCCAGGAACCGTTATGAGGCAAAGTGACATGGACCCGGGTGCCAATGGAGTTATTCGAGCTGATGATAGGGATTCTGAAAAATTCGATGTTCTTAAGGGGATTCCAACATCTGAATCTCTTTATATCAACGCGTTAGCAGATGAATATCTGTTCAAACAGGATTGGGGGAAAATGTCTGGAAAGACCACATATGACTGTACCGTTGAAGTTACGTATGCACGTCAATGGACAGTACCCGGTCCTCAAGTATGTACTGAAACGGGTTGTACTCCAGGACCTCCGGTGACAAAAACGGATACTCAGTCCAAAACATATACATTCCAATTATTCAGGGACTACTCGTATTGGCAAATTAATAATTTGGAAGTATACAAGATAAATCAGGCTGAAATGAGTAACTATGCCTTGCCTGGCGGAAAGGTGATCATGACACCTTCAGGGTATACGCCACCATTACTTGATTCGAGTAATGATCCGGATGTTAATAGTCACGTTAGACCAGCTAATACATCATCAATCACTTTTACTCCACCACTTCTAACAGGGGGATTGAACTCACCACCGTCTCTTCCGGATCACACATCCACGCTTAAAGGGATGGCTGAAAGCAATACACCCCAAAGTAAAGTGAGTAACGATATGGTTAATTTTAATGGCTCAACACTCATGAGTTCTTCGGAAACGACAAAGGATGGCCCAATTCCGTCTAATATTCCTCATCCGACTACTATCAACCGTGATGTCCTGTATAAGCCTAATAACATGATCAGCAATACGCTCATAAATAAGGCAAATACCACGAGTTCCGGTGAAATCTATTACGAATTGTTGCCAGGTAATGTAAATGGGGGAATCAACAAAGTTTTTCCAATCAACGGCATAAATACGGTTACGGTACATACGCCTGTCGTAAACTACGCCTGGGTATCGGATGACCAGCCGCATAACCAGAAGACGGTACCGAATGCAAACCGAGCAGCACTTATCCTGGAGCGTCCGTTTATCGTACGAATTCCGACCTCCGGTCAGCATCTGGATGCTGCGAGTTACCCCGGTTATGGCAACCGGGACTACGCCAAGTATTTTCGCATTAAGCAGGTTCGGTTCCCATTTGATGTCTATAACGAAGGCCGCAGCCAGTTCATCCCGGCTAAGACGTGGGTGGATATTCCGGTGAATCAGCTGGATACCCCCTTTTATCTTCCGGTTTGGGTGGATGAGGGGGACTATGAAGTCGAGTTCCGCAATGTCGCTGAAAATGCACCTGCGATCTTCACTGAACAGCAGGATGCCAATACGAATCTGGCGCATCATGCAGCCTTAGATACAGTACCTGTGGAAGTCATTGGACGGTTGTATGATTTTCACGTGACTGATATTTCCGACTATAACTGGGAGAATGTATTCCGTAAGCAAATGGGCCGACCAGAGCCTATGGGAGCTAGCTACTGGACAGGCCTTAACAGTATAGATGGGGACCCCAGAGGGAACTTAGCCCCGTTTATTTTACCGATTCGTCCAGGCAGTCATCCGGTGCAGGGCTTCAAAAATGTGTCGGTCAAGACGGGATACCATATTAAGTTTGACCTCAAAACGAAGGGGAATATGTTTAGCAAGCAGGATGGTATACGAATTACCCCGAGTTTTCATTTTGTGAGTCGGGATGGTTCATCCCGCCAGGAAGTGGATCTGTACTATCACCGGGGCCAGGAAAATCTGATTCGCATCGGATCGGCGCAGGACCTGGAGAAACGCTTTGTTGTTCTGAACGCGCGGCTGCGGAATGTTCCCAGTACGGAGCTGGGGGATTCAGCTAGGTATCGGTATTCCTACGAGCTGACACCACAGGAGCAGAGCCAGAGCACCATTGCGGAATATATGGTCCGTTTCGTGGATCAGACTTCTCACCAGAAAATATGGGTGGGCCGTTATGACTGGCTGATCCTGTCCTCGCCTATCCGCACACTGATTGGACCAAAGACGGACATCCCACCTGGCGTCAATGTGGATCGGGCTAATGCAGCCATCCAGCGCTGGTATGGGGAATACAGTCTGCCAGCCGATGTGTACGCCGTGCAGAAAGGAACAGATCTCGAAACACTCGCCAGACAACATCCTCTGGATGAGAAGTCGGCGATCTTCCTGAAGGATGGGTATATTGTGGTCAATTTCAATATTGAGAGTTTGCGAGGTGGCAATACGCATGCCCCGCACCTGCAATATATTCATGCCCCATTGATGAATCAGTGGCAGATGGAGGGCTTCAACCGGAGTCCGGCAAACAGCCAAGGCAGTAACTGGCCGCTGAGGGATGGTGATGTTGTATTTTACCATGCGGATCAGTCCAGTCGGAACGATTTTCAGTCCCAGGTGCCGCATTAG
- the pulA gene encoding type I pullulanase has translation MPEWTSFRYEGNDLGLTYTRTASTFKLWAPTAQQVSVLIFDDEGHYDANGKVTEHEDGQKQSMTRDPNGVWSVQLEGDWAGHYYMYHITHDEQHIAVAPDPYARAVSANGQRTAIIDLDTTDPVDWEEDVKPVFLRPADAVLYELHVRDFSSDPHADIPYKGKYLAFTASGLTDRGGNSIGVDHLVELGITHVHLLPVADYQTIDELAATIDAGSNARMPYNWGYDPQHYNVPEGSYATNPRDPEVRIREFKALIHSLHRQGIRVVLDVVYNHTYSVDDGPFERIVPGYYYRYREDGTLSNGSGVGNELATERPMVRKYILDSLLYWAEEYHVDGFRFDLMGLIDTDTMNELTRELREQIDSAFLIYGEPWTGGDSPLERKTLKGTQRGQGFSVFNDHFRSAIKGDSDGFGKGFVTGADGKEYEITMGVAGALDDFTSSPVESVNYVTAHDNLNLWDKIATTMYLRHDLGYPVWRDGQPVEGGSAESAVKAADPYRYVNSDDVLDNEMVRRSLLSTGILLTSQGIPFLHAGDEMLRSKAGDHNSYRSGDAVNTITWANKARFRPVFDYYRGLIHLRRTHPAFRMINADQVRNHLRIMRAEGNVVAFTLDHGANQDTWNQIVVIYNGTGQQQKVSLPEGDWHIVVNDHQAGTDRIETVSGTARVERWSLMVLYDTEYAGGVEPAVIEIHSPRLVYSVGEIAGLRASVRDRFGNVVENASVTWSSSNPHVIAIQSDGIIHTGETTGEATISVHCGSITAECALQVDHLHPERIEIVGESVMYSTRVSRFRALVLDQFGQPLQGMNIRWSSSHPDHAAVSTAGIVRALTPGSTQIIAEAGGIQASFHIKIHKPVSRIVTLRYEREDQRYEGWDVWVWGTGMEDGAVPLERVGKAAEARFRVAAGLHHLGLIIRLNEWEAKDTCGDRYVDIGPEDGDVQIIVQSGSDQMQVIRESDDEDDRNSA, from the coding sequence ATGCCGGAATGGACATCTTTTCGTTATGAAGGCAACGATCTTGGCTTAACATATACGCGTACAGCAAGCACATTCAAGCTGTGGGCACCTACAGCACAGCAGGTTTCCGTACTCATTTTTGATGATGAGGGGCATTACGATGCAAATGGTAAAGTAACCGAACATGAGGACGGACAGAAACAGTCGATGACCCGTGACCCGAATGGAGTATGGAGTGTGCAGCTTGAAGGGGATTGGGCAGGACATTATTATATGTATCACATTACGCATGATGAACAGCATATTGCCGTGGCACCCGATCCTTACGCTCGTGCTGTATCGGCGAATGGACAGCGAACAGCCATAATTGACTTGGATACAACCGATCCGGTGGATTGGGAAGAGGATGTGAAGCCTGTATTTCTGCGTCCGGCAGATGCAGTTCTATATGAATTACATGTGCGTGACTTCTCTTCCGACCCCCATGCCGATATTCCTTATAAGGGCAAATATTTGGCATTTACGGCTTCCGGATTGACGGACAGAGGCGGAAACTCCATCGGGGTAGACCATCTTGTCGAACTTGGCATTACGCATGTGCATCTTCTGCCTGTAGCGGATTATCAGACCATTGATGAACTGGCAGCGACGATTGACGCTGGTTCGAACGCAAGAATGCCATACAACTGGGGATATGATCCGCAGCACTATAACGTGCCGGAAGGTTCCTATGCGACCAACCCGCGTGACCCTGAGGTTCGAATCAGGGAGTTCAAGGCGCTCATTCATTCCTTGCATCGACAAGGCATTCGTGTCGTGCTTGATGTGGTATATAACCATACGTATAGTGTGGATGATGGACCTTTTGAACGAATTGTACCGGGTTACTATTATCGTTATCGTGAGGACGGAACACTGAGCAATGGTTCCGGTGTAGGCAATGAGCTGGCTACAGAACGGCCAATGGTGCGAAAATATATATTGGATTCCCTCCTGTATTGGGCAGAGGAATATCATGTGGACGGATTTCGCTTTGACCTTATGGGTCTAATCGATACGGACACGATGAACGAATTGACCCGCGAGCTGAGAGAACAGATTGATTCGGCTTTTCTGATTTACGGGGAGCCATGGACAGGCGGAGATTCTCCTCTGGAACGGAAAACATTAAAAGGAACACAGCGTGGTCAGGGATTTTCCGTATTTAACGATCATTTTCGCAGTGCCATCAAAGGGGACAGTGACGGCTTCGGCAAAGGCTTTGTTACCGGAGCGGATGGTAAGGAATACGAAATTACAATGGGTGTAGCCGGAGCGCTGGATGATTTCACATCTTCACCTGTGGAATCCGTCAATTATGTAACGGCACATGATAATCTCAACCTGTGGGACAAAATTGCAACAACGATGTACCTCAGGCATGATCTCGGTTACCCGGTATGGAGGGACGGACAGCCTGTGGAAGGAGGCAGTGCGGAATCTGCAGTTAAGGCGGCAGACCCTTATCGTTATGTCAATTCGGATGATGTACTGGATAATGAAATGGTCCGTCGTTCCTTGCTCTCAACAGGAATTTTGCTTACTTCGCAGGGAATTCCATTTCTCCACGCAGGGGATGAAATGCTGAGATCCAAAGCAGGAGATCACAATAGCTATCGGAGCGGGGACGCCGTAAATACGATCACTTGGGCTAACAAAGCTCGATTCAGACCTGTATTTGACTATTATCGCGGTCTGATTCATCTACGCCGCACACATCCGGCCTTTCGCATGATTAACGCCGACCAGGTACGAAATCATCTTCGCATAATGCGTGCAGAAGGAAATGTGGTTGCATTTACACTGGATCACGGAGCGAATCAGGATACCTGGAATCAGATTGTGGTGATATATAACGGAACGGGTCAGCAGCAGAAAGTGAGTCTGCCGGAGGGGGACTGGCATATCGTGGTGAATGACCATCAGGCAGGTACAGACCGCATTGAGACGGTGAGCGGAACTGCAAGGGTAGAACGGTGGTCATTGATGGTACTGTATGACACGGAGTATGCTGGCGGTGTTGAACCGGCTGTGATTGAGATTCATTCGCCGCGTCTAGTATACAGTGTCGGAGAGATTGCTGGCTTGCGAGCATCGGTGAGAGACCGTTTTGGTAATGTGGTGGAGAATGCATCTGTGACTTGGAGCTCTTCGAATCCGCACGTGATTGCGATTCAATCCGATGGAATCATTCATACGGGGGAAACAACTGGAGAAGCGACGATTAGCGTCCATTGTGGCTCGATTACCGCAGAGTGTGCGCTGCAGGTGGACCACCTCCATCCGGAGCGTATTGAAATTGTTGGGGAATCAGTGATGTACTCCACACGTGTCAGTCGATTCCGCGCTTTGGTTCTGGATCAGTTTGGCCAGCCTTTGCAAGGGATGAATATACGGTGGAGTTCGTCTCATCCCGATCATGCAGCAGTCAGTACGGCAGGAATTGTTCGCGCTCTAACACCCGGGTCCACCCAGATTATCGCGGAGGCTGGAGGGATTCAGGCGTCATTCCATATCAAAATTCATAAACCTGTTTCGCGAATTGTCACGCTCCGATATGAACGGGAAGATCAGCGTTATGAGGGATGGGATGTCTGGGTGTGGGGCACAGGCATGGAAGATGGAGCTGTCCCGCTTGAGCGTGTGGGCAAAGCAGCCGAAGCACGTTTTCGGGTGGCTGCAGGACTGCATCATCTGGGCTTAATTATTCGGCTTAATGAATGGGAAGCCAAAGATACCTGTGGAGATCGTTATGTTGATATCGGTCCTGAAGACGGAGATGTGCAGATCATCGTTCAAAGTGGGTCAGATCAGATGCAGGTTATCCGTGAAAGTGATGACGAGGATGATCGTAACAGCGCATAA